The following is a genomic window from Stenotrophomonas maltophilia.
CGTGACCGTGGACGAGAAGCTGCAGTCCACGCTGGAAACCCGCCTGGGCCAGTCCTTCAAGCTGGTCTCCGAGCGCCTGGAGCAGGTCCAGCGCGGCCTCGGTGAGATGCAGCAGCTGGCCACCGGCGTGGGCGACCTCAAGCGCGTGCTGACCAACGTCAAGACGCGCGGCAGCTGGGGTGAAGTGCAGCTGGAGAACATCCTCGAGCAGACCCTGATCCAGGAGCAGTACGCGCGCGCGGTGAAGGTGCGCCCGGACAGCGGGGAAATGGTCGACATCGCCGTGCGCCTGCCGGGGCGCAGCAGCGACGACACGCCGGTGTGGCTGCCGATCGACTCCAAGTTCCCGCGCGAAGACTATGAGCGCCTTCTGGACGCGCAGGAGCAGGGCGACGCAGAACTGGTGCGCGTGCAGGGCGCGCAGCTGGAGCGCGCGGTGAAGGTGCAGGCCAAGTCCATCTGCGAGAAGTACATCGTGCCGCCGCACACTACCGATTTCGCGGTGATGTTCCTGCCGACCGAAGGGCTGTATGCCGAGGTGATCCGCCGCCCCGGCCTGGTGGACCTGCTGCAGCGCGACCACCGCGTGGTGGTCGCCGGGCCGACCACCATCACCGCACTGCTCAACAGCCTGCAGATGGGTTTCCGCACCCTGGCCATCGAGAAGCGGTCCAGCGAAGTGTGGAGCCTGCTGGGCGCGGTGAAGACCGAGTTCGGCAAGTTCGGCGACGTGCTCGACAATGTGAAGGCCAAGCTCGATCAGGCCAGCAAGCAGATCGACCAGACCGGCGTGCGCACCCGCGCGATCGCCCGCAAGCTGCGCGATGTCGAATCGCTGCCGGTCGAGCAGAGCCGGCAGCTGCTGCCCGATGCGCTGTCGGCCGACGACAGTGGCGACGGTGAAGAAACCTGAGCCACGCTGACACGCCGCCTGCATCGTCCATGCGTATGCTGGCGGCCTGTCCGCCGCGTTCGGGTGCCGCCATGCATTCTCGCCTCTGTATCAGCCTGCTCCTGTCCGCCGTGCTCGCCGCCTGCAGCAGTGCGCCGCCGGCTCCACCTGCTGCGGACGCAACCGACAGCCCGCAGGCCGCCGAGGCCTACCAGGAGGCACGCGATGTCGACTGCCAGGCCGCCGGCGGCACGCTGCAACGGCTCGGCCGCCTGCAGCGGTTGCAGTGCGTGATTCCCTATGCCGACGCCGGCAAGGCCTGCAGCCGCAAGAGCGATTGCACGGGCCAGTGCCTGGCCACCGGCGAAGTGGCCGCCGGCATCGCCACCACCGGCACCTGCCAGCGCGATGCCCGCCAGAACTTCGGCTGCCGCCAGCGCGTTGATGAGGGCAAAGCGCAGGGCACGATCTGCGTGGATTGATGAAACTGCCGCGATTGCCGGCCAGCGGCCGGCATTACCGCGTCAGAGATGTGCGTGGGTTGACGGTAGTGCCGGCCGCTGGCCGGCAACGGCATCAACGCTCGCGATCGCGCGTGAATCCCGTCGAGCAAGCTCGACGCTACGGGCATCGCACAGCGCTATGCTGGTGGGCCATTCCCCGCCGTAGCCGGAGCCTCCGCGTGAGCACCCCGATCCAGGACATTTCCCTCACCACCATCGACGGCCAGCCGTCCACGCTTGCCGATTACCAGGGCAAGGTCCTGCTGCTGGTCAACGTCGCCTCCAAGTGCGGCCTGACCCCACAGTACGAAGGCCTGCAGGCGCTGTATGCGGAAAAGCACGCGCAAGGCCTGGAAGTGCTGGGCTTCCCCGCCAACAACTTCCTGGGCCAGGAACCGGGCAGCGAGGCGGAGATCCAGCAGTTCTGCCAGCTCACCTACGATGTCACCTTCCCGATGTTCTCCAAGATCAGCGTGGCCGGCGAGGACACCCACCCGCTCTACCAGCAGCTGACCGCCGCGCAGCCGCAGTCGATCGGTGAAGGCCCGCTGCGCGAGCGCCTGGCCAGCAAGGAGATTCCGATCCACGCCGCGCCGGCGGTGCTGTGGAACTTCGAGAAGTTCCTGGTCGGTCGCGATGGCAAGGTCATTGCCCGCTTCGCCCCGGACGTGGCCGCCGATGACGCGCGCCTGCGCCAAGCCATCGAGGCCGCGCTGGCGGCCTGAGCAAAGCGTGTCAACCAAGGTTGGCACCTACCGGAAAAGAAAAACCCCGCCGAGGCGGGGTTTTTCATGCACCGATCAGCGACCTCAGTGGGTCCACTGCGGCATCGGCATCGCGTCGACCGGAATCGGCGAGTTGGCATCGTCGTGGCCACGGTCGCGCTTGCTGCGCAGATCGTTCTCGATCTGGTAGTTGCGGCGCTGCATCCACGCATCGCGGACCAGCGAGTACTCGTCCACGGCAGTGTCGCGCAGATCGTCGATCGCCAGCAGCTGTGCGCGCGTATCGACCAGCTGCAGGCCCTGCAGGCCGATGCGCAGCTTGTCTTCTTCGATGCGGCGGATCGGCGACAACGGGATGTCACCGGCCAGGCCGAACACATCGCGCACGGTCCGCGGGCCGAAGAACGGCAGTTCCACGTAGCGCGAACGACGCCAGCCCCAGGCGCCCAGGGTCTGGCCGAAGTCTTCGTTGCGACGCGGCACCATCGCCTTGCTGGCCGGATCGAACAGGCCACCGATGCCCAGCGTGCTGTTCATCAGGAAGCGGCCGAGGCTGTCCCACGCATCGGCGCCACGGCCCTGCAGCAGCTGGTTGGTGATGGTCACCGGTGCGCGCAGGTTGCTGAAGAAGTTGCTCACGCCGGTACGTGCGAAGCGTGGCACCACGTGGGTATAGGCCGTGGCCAGCGGACGGGCGATGCCACGGTCGACCGCGTTGTTGAACCTGTGCACCTTGCGGTTGAACGGTTCCCACGGGTCGTAGGCGGCCGCGCTGCCGGTGTTGTTGGTGCCACCGTACAGGGCATCGAAATCGTCATCACCGCCTGGTGCGGTGGCTGCTGCGGTCCTGGCCGCATCGGTATCGGCACCGGCAACGGGGGGCGCCGGCGAGGCCGCAGCGGCGGCCGGCGGAGCGGCCACCGGCGTCACCGGTGCCGCCTCGGCCATGCTGGTATCGGCAGTGGCCGGGGCCTCGGCGGCCGAGCTGGCCGGAACGACGGTGCTGGCGGCCGGTGCATCGCTGCGTGCGGGCTTGCCGGCACAGGCGGTCAGCGCGGTGGCCAGGACGATCAGGGGAAAAGCGCGTACGACGTTCATGTCAGCTCGCAGCAGAAGTTGCAGTGAAATCCAGGTCGGGCGACAGCCGGTAGGCCGCGCTCAGCTCGTTGAAGCCTGCCGGTATGCCGGAAATCGCCAGCGGGTGACCAGCCTTGCGTGCGCGCGCCGAAAGCTCGGCGAGCAGGGCCAGGCCGGCGCTGTCCACGCGCTCGACCTCGCCCAGGTCCAGCCGTGCCAGCTTCGCCGGCAGCGCCTGCAGCTGCGGCCACAGCGCGATCACCGCGGCACGGTCAAGCAGACCGCGCAGGCGCAGGGTGTCGCCCTCCAGCAGCGCCAGTGCGTTACTTGCCATTGCCCGTGGGCCCGGCCTGCATGCTGCCGCTGCGCAGGTCGCTGGCCACCTGCTTGATGCCCTTCTGGCGCAGCGGGGTGTCGAACTGGTTGCGGAAGGTCTGCACGTAGGAAATGCCTTCGATGTTGACGTCGAAGATCTTCCACTGGCCATTCACGTTGCGCATCCAGTATTCGACCGGCGTCGGCTCGTTGCCGGCGCGCACCAGCTCGGTGCTCACGCGCACGCCGCGGTTGCCCGGCAGCGGGCTCTCACCCTTCAGGCGGAAGCTGGGCTTGCCCTGGATGTTGAGCAGGGTCGAGCCGTAGCGCTGCATCAGGCTGTCGGCCATCGCATCGGCAAACAGCTTGATGTCCGCGTCCGAGGCGCCGCGGGCGTGCGGGCCCAGCACCAGGCGCGCGGCGTAGTCGCGGTCGAAGGTGCGGGTCAGTTCGCTGTCGATGTAGCTGCGCAGGCTGGCCGGGTTGCTGGTGAACTCGCTCTTGCGCTGCTGCAGGGTGGCCAGGATGCGGCTGCTGGCATCGATCACCACCTTGCCGGCCTGGCCCTGGGTCGCGGCTGCGGCGGGGGCGGCGGCCTGGGCCTGGGCCAGGAACGGGGTGGCTACCAGCAGCGCCGAGGCGAGCAGGGCCGGGATCAGTTTCATCTTCATGGTTGCGGTTCCGTTGCAGGCGCCTGCGCGCCATCGTTGGGCTTCTGAGCAGCGCCGCCACCGGCGCCGCCACTGAACATGTACTTGCCGACCAGCTGGATCAGGTCCACCGCCGGCTGGGTGAAGACGATCTCGTCGCCGGCCTTGAGCACTTCCGGATCACCGCCCGGCTGCAGACCGATATAGCTCTCGCCGAGCAAACCACTGGTGAAGATGCCGGCCGAGGTGTCCGCCGGCAGGTCCTTGACCTTGCTGTCCATGCGCAGGGTCACGATGGATTCGAACTTCACCGGGTCCAGGTCGATCGCCGCGACCTGGCCGACGGTGACGCCGCCGATCTTGACCGGCGCCTGCTTGCGCAGCTGGCCGACCTGGGAAAAGCGTGCCTTCAGCTCATAGCCGTCGCTGCCCCAGCTCCAGCGCTGGTTGGTAGAGGCCACGGCCAGCACCATCAGCGAGGCCAGGGCCAGCAGCAGGAAAGCGCCGACGGAGAATTCGAGTCTGGGACCGCGGATGGCCATGTGGATTACCTGATCGAGTCGTGGTGGCCGCGCGCGCCTGCGCACCGCCGGTGGAGGGGTTAGGTGAACAACATTGCCGACAGCACGAAGTTGAACATCAGCACCAGCAGCGAGGCGTTGACCACCGCCCGGGTGGTCGCCACCGAGGTGCCCTCGATGGTCGGCTCGGCGTGGAAACCAACGTAGGCGGCAACCAGCGCGGCGGTGCCGCCGAAGATTGCCGACTTCAGCATCGCCACGCCGAAGTCATCCCAGAAGTCCACGCTGTTGCGCAGCGCCGACCAGAACACGCCATTGTCCAGGCCCAGCACGTGCACCGCTTCGAAGTAGCTGGCACTGATCGCCAGCGAACAGAAGACGCCGGTCAGCAGTGGCACGGTCAGCACCGCTGCCCAGAAGCGCGGCGCCACGGCCTTGGCCACCGGGTCGATGGCCATCAGCTCCAGCGCCTTGATCTGGTCGGTGGCGCGCATCAGGCCCAGTTCGGCGGCGATCGAGCTGCCGGCGCGGCCGATGAACAACAGCGCGGTCAGCACCGGGGCCAGCTCGCGGTACAGCGACAGGCCAAGCAGGGTCGACAGCGCGTCTGCCGCACCGAAGGTGGTCAGCGTGCGATAGCCCTGCAGGGTCAGGACCAGGCCGACGAAGGCGCCACCGACGGCGATGATCGGCAGCGAGCGCGCGCCGATCTTGTAGATCTCGCGGGTCAGTTCGGCCAGGAAATCACGGGTCGGCAGCGAACCGCGCAGCACGGTCAGCGAGAACAGGCCGGCGCGGCCCAGCGAACGGGTGGCTTGAACGAACGGCATCAGGCAACCCTCGCACGCGGCGCGGCATCGAACGGGATGGGGCCATCGGGCTGGCCATGCAGGAACTGCCGCAGCAGCGGGTCCTGGCTGGACTGCAGCGCTTCGGGCGTACCCTGGAAGACGATGCCGCCATTGGCGATCGCAATCACCTGGTCGCAGATCGGCAGGGTCTCGTGCACGTGGTGGGTGACGATGATGCTGGTCAGGCCCAGGCTGTGGTTGAGGCGCTGGATCAGGCTCATGATCACCCCGGAGGCGATCGGGTCCAGCCCGGTCAGGGGCTCGTCATAGATCATCAGCGGCGGGTCCAGCGCCAGCGCACGGGCCAGCGCCACGCGGCGCGCCATGCCGCCGGACAGCTCACGCGGCCAGGCATCGGAGGCGGCCAGCAGCCCCACCGCATGCAGCTTCATCTCCACCAGCCGGCGCAGCACGGCCCTGGGCAGGCGCGTATGCGTGCGCAGCGGCAGCTCGACGTTCTCGGCCACGGTAAGGTCGGTCAGCAGGCCGTTGCCCTGCAGCAGCACGCCCACGCTTTTGCGCATCTCCAGCAGTGCACCGCTGTCGTGCGGGATGGGCTTGCCGAACAGCGTGACCTCGCCGGCGACCGGGCGCAGCTCGCCGGTCAGTGCCGCCAGCAGGGTCGACTTGCCGCTGCCGGACGGACCGAGCACGGCGGTGATGCTGCCCGTGCGCACCTGCAGCGAGACGTCGCGCAGGATCGTGCGCCCGCTCCGTTCGATGCGGACGTTGGACAACTGCACCAGACTGGAGGCGGAAGCCGACATGGGCACCATTAACGTTTTTTAGACATCGAAGGATCGGGTCAGTCGGCTGAACAAAAGCAGACTGGACGGTCCAGTATTGTTGCACGACAAGGGCTCGCCCGGCCCGGGACAATCGGCGGGGGCGCCGGAACAATCCGTACCGGTGACGGCATCGGCCATTGAATACAGCCTGCGGTGCTGCACACTGTGCACGATGAGTGACCCGGGCAGCGACTTCCGCCTCTACCATTCCAACTCCCTGGACGTGCTGGCCGCGCTGCTGGCGCGCAACGTGCGTGCGCCGGTTCCGGGCCAGCCGCTGCTCGCCCCGGAAGTGGTGCTGATCCCGCAGGTGGCGATGCGGCGCTGGCTGCAGGCGACGCTGGCCGCCGAGTATGGCGTGGCCGCCAATCTTGAGTTCCTCACGCCCGGTGAGTTCGTGGCGCGTGCACTCAACGCCAATGTGCCGGGCGAACACGACGATCTGGATGCCGCCGGCCTGCACTGGAAGCTGTACCAGGCGCTGCGTGATCCGTCCCTGTTGGCGCAACCGCCGATGCGCGCGCTGCAGAGCTACCTTGCCGGCGACGATGCACTCAAGCCCTGGGCGCTGGCCGGGGAGCTGGCCTCGGTATTCGAGAAGTACCAGGCCTGGCGCCGCGACTGGCTGCTGCGCTGGGAGGCCGGCGCCGATCCGGCCGATCCGCAGGCGATCCTCTGGCGCACCATCGCCGAAGGGCGCGACTACCGCGCGCGCCGCATCCAGGCCTACCTGGACCGCTTCGAAGGGCCCGAACAACCCCTGCCGCAGGGCCTGCCGCTGCGCATGTCCGCGTTCGCAACGCTCAACATCTCCCCCGACGTGCTGCGGGTGATGGCGACCCAGGCGCGGGTGGGCGAACTCCATTTCTACATGCCCACTCCGGTGCAGTCGTACTGGGGCGACCTGCAGACGCTGGCCGAGCGCCTGCGCAGCGGCGCGCCCGACCCCTTCGGCGAGGCCGCCGGCGAGAACCGCCTGCTGGAAGCCTGGGGCGCGGCCGGGCGCGACTTCATGGCGGTACTGGGCAGCTACGAGGTGGTGCACCCGGCCGGCGAGATCGCCGCCTATTCCGATCCGGAAGAGGACACCCGGCCGAGCCTGGACGACGGCGGCCTGTCCGACAGCCTGCTGCACCGGCTGCAGCGCGACCTTTTCCACCGCCGCGCGCTGCCCTCGGGCGCACTGCGCGACGGGCTGCGCAGCGACGACCCCAGCCTGCAGGTACACGCCTGCCACACCCGCCTGCGCGAGCTGCAGGTACTGCATGACCAGCTGCGCAGCCTGCTGCAGGACCCTCGCTTCGACCCGCCGCTGCAGGCGCGTGAGATCGCGGTGCTGGCGCCGGATATCGACCCGTACGTGCCTTACCTGGAAGCGGTGTTCGGTGGTCGCGCCGGCGAGGACGAGCACATTCCCTATGCGCTGGCCGACAGCAGCCCGCTGGCCGGCGAGCCGCTGGCCGATGTGTTCGTGCACCTGCTGGGCCTGCCGGTCTCGCGCTTCGGCCTGAACGAGGTGCTGGACCTGCTGGCCAGCGCGCCATTGGCCGAAGCGGCCGGACTGGAAGCGGTGGACTTCGATCGCCTGCACGGCTGGCTGCAGCAGGCCGGCGCGCGCTGGGGCCTGGATGCCAGGCACCGCCACCAGCACCAGGCGCCGGCCGACGATGCCTACACCTGGCAGTTCGCACTGGACCGCTTGCTGCTGGGCCATGCCACCGGCAGCGAGGCCGACCTGGCCGGGGTGGCACCGTGGATCGAGCTGGAAGGCGGCGCGCTGGAGGCGCTGGACCGGCTGCTGCGGCTGCTGCGCGTGCTGGCCGTGTACCAGCGCCGCCTCGGCGAACGGCTGACGCCGGCGCAGTGGCGGCAGCGCCTGCTGTCGCTGCTCGAGGCGCTGCTGCCGGCCGCGCCCAGCTCGCCCAACAGCCAGCGTGCGCTGGAGCGCCTGCGCAAGCTGCTCAACCAGTTTGCCGAAGACGCTGCCAAGGCCGGCTTCGACGAGGGCGTGCCATCGGAGGTGGTGCGTGCACACTTTGCCGGTGCACTGGGCGAGGCCGATACGCGTGCGCCGCTGTTGACCGGTGGCATCAGCTTTGGCCGCATGGTGCCGATGCGCCTGCTGCCGTTCCGGGTGATCTGCGTACTGGGGCTCAACGACGGTGATTTCCCGCGCCGCGATCCGGCCGCGGGCCTCAACCAGCTCACCGCCGAGCTGGATACACCGCGCCGCCGTCCGGGCGACCGCTCCACCCGCGAGGATGACCGCTTCCTGTTCCTGCAGCTGTTCGCCGCCGCGCAGGAAGTGTTCTATCTCAGCTACCTGGGCGCCGATCCGCGCGATGGCAGCGTGCGCGAACCGTCGGTGCTGGTCAGCGAACTGATCGATGCCGCTGCCGCATATCACCTCGATCCGGCGGCGGCGGTGGGTGGTTTCACCGTGCGCCATGCGCTGCAGCCGTTCTCGCCGGCGGCGTTCGGCGATGGCGATCCGCGCCGTTTCAGCTATCGCCGCCAATGGCATCCGGCAGCGGGCCGGTTGAGCGGCCAGCGCGGTGGCCTGCCGCCGTGGTTCGACGCGCCGCTGCCGCCACCGCCGGAGGACGCGGTGGAAGACGAGGTTGCGCTCGATAGCCTGCGCCGTTTCCTGTGCGACCCGGCCGGGCAGTTCCTGGCGCAGTCGCTCGGCCTGCGCCTGGCCGATGAGGTTGAAGAGGTGGACGACCTGGAGCCGCTGGTGCTGTCTTCGCGCGGCCCGGAAAAGCGCAGCGTGCAGGCGGCGGTGGTGCGGGCCACGCTCAATGGTGACACCGAGCCGTTGTATCCGCGGCTGCGCGCGCGCGGCCTGCTGCCTTCCGGTGCGTTGGGCGAGCGCCAGTTCGAGGTGGAGCAGTTGAAGACCCGCCCGTATGCCAGCGCCCTGCTGGGCTGGATGCAGGGCCAAGCGCTGGAAAGCCGCCGCTATGAGGTGAACATCGATGGCGTGCGCCTGCACGGCCGGATCGCCGACCGCCATCCCGAAGGCCTGGTGCGCCTGCGCGCAGGCACCCTCAACGGCAATGCGGTGATCCGCCAGGGCCTGGATTGGCTGTTGGCCAATGCCGCCGGTGATGCCTTGCCACTGGTGCAGTTCCACGACGGTGGCGATGCCGGGCCGGGCCCGCATGTGCAGCCGGCGTTGAGCGTGTCGGCAGCACGCGCGGCGTTGCGTGCGTTGCTGCAACTGCGCCAGCGCGGCCTGCGCGAACCGCTGCGCTTTGCGCCCTATACCGGCTGGGTGCTGTACAGCACCGCGGGCGAGAAGCAACGCAGCGAAGGCTGGAAGCAGTGGCATGGCAGCGATCGCAGCTGGGGTGAATCCGGCAGCGACGCCTGGCAGCTGCTGCTGCGCGGTGCCGATCCGTTCGCCACCGACGCCAGCTATGCCGATCTGCTGCGCAACAGCCTGGTGGTCTTCAGTGCGGTACGCGAAGGCCGCACTCTTGGTACGGATGCACGCCAGGAGGGCAGCGAATGAACAACGTCAACGTGGACGACCGCATCGACCGCTCCGGCGGTGATCCCTACCTGGCGCTGCCGCTGCATGGCATCCGCCTGATCGAGGCCAGCGCCGGTACCGGCAAGACCTTCACCCTGGCCACGCTGTTCACCCGCCTGGTGGTGGAGCAGGGCCTGCGCATCGGCCAGATCCTGGCGGTGACCTTCACCGATGCCGCCACCCAGGAACTTCGCAAGCGCATCCGCGAGCGCCTGGCGCTGGCGGCGCGGCTGGTCGATCTGGAGCCGGCCGAGGGCGAAGCGCCGGACGTGCGCCTCACCCGCGAGGTACTGCAGCGTCATCTGCGGGGAGGCAGCGAAAGCGCGCCGGCATTGAAGCGCCGCCTGCAGGTGGCCGCCGATGAGATCGACCTCGCTTCGATCTTCACCATCCACGGTTTCTGCACCCGCGTGCTGCGCGAGCATGCGCTGGAGAGTGGCCACACCTTCGACCCGCCGGAACTGCTGGCCGGTGACCGCGAGCTGCTGGAGGAACTGGCAGCGGATCTGTGGCGCGTGCATGCCAATGACCCGGCCACGCTGGAGCCGCTGACCTGGCTGTGGTCCACCCCGGACGCACTGGCCGCCGATCTGCGCGCGCTGCTGGCGGCGCCGCCCCTGCACCCGCTGCCGCAGCCGGTGGCGCTGGCCGATCCGCAGGTGGCCCTGCAGGACGCGGCGGAAGCGCTGTCTGCACGCGTGCGCGAACACGGCGAGCAGTTCTTCATCGACCTCTGCGATGCGGTCGACAACAAGTGGATCAACGGCGTGTCCTACAAGCTGGGCTGGCTGCATCCGCTGGGCCGGCAGCTGCTGGGCTGGGCCGAGCGCGCCGACCCGCGCGAGCTGCTGATCAGCGAACGCCTGCCGGCGCTGCTGCCGGAGGCGCTGGCGGCCAAGACCAACAAGAAGTTCGCCGAGCGCACGCCGTCGTCGCCGCTGCAGGCCGAGCTGGCCCGCTACGTCGCGCTGCTGGCCGAGCGTGACACCTGGCTGCGCGCCACCGCGCTGAATTTCCTGCACATGCTGCGCGACGAAGCCACGCAACGCCTGCAGGCACTGAAGCGCACGCGCCGGGTACAGACCTACGATGACCTGATCGATGGCGTGGCGTTGGCCCTGGAAGGCCCGCAGCGGCTGGCGCTGGTCCGGCAGCTGCGCGCGCAGTACCGCATCGCGCTGGTCGATGAGTTCCAGGACACCGACGACCGCCAGTGGGGCATCTTCCACACCGTGTTCGGCGATTCGCCGGAGGTGCGCGAGCTGGGCCTGGCGCCGGCGCTGTTCCTGATCGGTGACCCGAAGCAGGCCATCTATGGCTTCCGCGGAGGTGATATCCACACCTACCTGAAGGCCAAGCAGGCGGCGCAGCAGGCGCCGGTGCTGGACCAGAACTTCCGTTCCCGCCCGGGCGTGCTGCGCGCGCTGCAGGCGCTGTATGACAACGGCGGCGAGGACGCCTTCCTCGAACCCGACATCCAGTTCGAACCGGTACGCCCTGGCGGGGTGCGCGGCGATGATGATTACCTGCGCGACGGCCTCTGCGCCCCCGGCTTGACCCTGCGTGTGCTGCGCAGTGGCGGCGACAAGGCAATGAGCGCCGACGCTTCGCGCGAGGCGGCCACCCGGGCCTGCGTCGCCGCCATCCACCAGACCCTGGTCGACGCGCGCGCCGGCAGGGCCGTGCTGCGAGGGCGACCGGTGCAGCCGGGTGACATCGCCGTGCTGGTGCGTTCGCACCGCGAGGCCACCCTGGTGCAGCGCGCGCTGGCTGCGGCCGGCATTCCGGCGGTGGCGGCCGGCAAGCAGAGCCTGTTCGCCACCCCCGAAGCGCGTGATCTTCGTGCGCTGCTGCTGGCACTGCTGCAACCGGCTGACGAAGGCCGCCTGCGCGCAGCGCTGGCCACCGTGCTGCTCGGTCAACGTGCCAGTGCGATCGCCGCAATGGAGCGCGAAGGCGATCTGCAACGCGGATTCCAGGCGCAGCTGCTGCAGTGGCGCGAGCGCTGGCAGCGCGGCGGACCGTTCGCGGTGATCGCCGATGTGTGTGCCGAACAGGGCGAACGCCTGCTGGCGCTGATCGACGGCGAACGTCGCCTGACCAACTACCTGCAGCTGGGCGAACTGCTGCAGGAGGCCTCGGCGCAGGCGCTGGGCATGCACGGCCTGCTGGATTGGCTGCAGGGCCAGATGGCCAGCGCCGACCAGGATGACGAGCAGCAGCTGCTGCGCCTGGAGTCGGACGCGCGCCGCGTGCAGATCATCACCCTGCACAAGAGCAAGGGCCTGGAATACCCGCTGGTGTTCCTGCCGTTCGTCGGCATCGACGGCGGCGCCCCCAACACGGCGGCGCACTGCACGATACATGTGGATGGCCAGCGCCAGCTGCACTGGAAACTGGACCGGGACGAGGCCTGGGAGGCCGCCGCCGCGCAGCGCGAACGCGAACAACGCGCCGAGGATGCGCGCCTGCTATATGTCGGCCTGACCCGTGCCGAGCACGCGCTGTGGATCGCCGTGGGCGACCTGGCCGGGTTGGGAAAGACGCGCCTGGCACCCCTGCTGGGCGACCTGCAGGTGCTGCGTGGGCAGGCCGATGTAAGTGTCGATGACAGCGAAGTGCCCGCCGCCCTGCCGCCGCTGGCCGCCGAGGTGGAAGGTGACCTTCCGGCCGTGCGCGCGCTGAGCCGGCGCGTGCCGCACGACTGGTGGGTGTACAGCTTCACCCAGCTGGCGCACGCCGATGCTGGCGCCGGCGACGATATCGAAGC
Proteins encoded in this region:
- the recB gene encoding exodeoxyribonuclease V subunit beta, producing MNNVNVDDRIDRSGGDPYLALPLHGIRLIEASAGTGKTFTLATLFTRLVVEQGLRIGQILAVTFTDAATQELRKRIRERLALAARLVDLEPAEGEAPDVRLTREVLQRHLRGGSESAPALKRRLQVAADEIDLASIFTIHGFCTRVLREHALESGHTFDPPELLAGDRELLEELAADLWRVHANDPATLEPLTWLWSTPDALAADLRALLAAPPLHPLPQPVALADPQVALQDAAEALSARVREHGEQFFIDLCDAVDNKWINGVSYKLGWLHPLGRQLLGWAERADPRELLISERLPALLPEALAAKTNKKFAERTPSSPLQAELARYVALLAERDTWLRATALNFLHMLRDEATQRLQALKRTRRVQTYDDLIDGVALALEGPQRLALVRQLRAQYRIALVDEFQDTDDRQWGIFHTVFGDSPEVRELGLAPALFLIGDPKQAIYGFRGGDIHTYLKAKQAAQQAPVLDQNFRSRPGVLRALQALYDNGGEDAFLEPDIQFEPVRPGGVRGDDDYLRDGLCAPGLTLRVLRSGGDKAMSADASREAATRACVAAIHQTLVDARAGRAVLRGRPVQPGDIAVLVRSHREATLVQRALAAAGIPAVAAGKQSLFATPEARDLRALLLALLQPADEGRLRAALATVLLGQRASAIAAMEREGDLQRGFQAQLLQWRERWQRGGPFAVIADVCAEQGERLLALIDGERRLTNYLQLGELLQEASAQALGMHGLLDWLQGQMASADQDDEQQLLRLESDARRVQIITLHKSKGLEYPLVFLPFVGIDGGAPNTAAHCTIHVDGQRQLHWKLDRDEAWEAAAAQREREQRAEDARLLYVGLTRAEHALWIAVGDLAGLGKTRLAPLLGDLQVLRGQADVSVDDSEVPAALPPLAAEVEGDLPAVRALSRRVPHDWWVYSFTQLAHADAGAGDDIEAAATELPAPAADEPAGPELPLEPALPEPAAVAEDSTPLDPRFMGSRFGNVLHEAMENVDFAAWADWQPGLDAPERQAEVLRRALHDEGYADADLDDGVAVLVPLVGHTLTVPLPEGGALHSLGEGERRAEIDFHFAIEATTVPALLQVLHAHGVSSARRGFGQRRRLEGLMTGMIDLTYVRDGRWYVLDYKSNRLPGYSPDLLAIAMRHSEYDLQALIYTVALHRWLRFRLGAAYDYERDMGGIRYLFCRGLDGTGNGVHVDRFPLALVDALDALFAGGEQAQAELAARARGASA
- the recC gene encoding exodeoxyribonuclease V subunit gamma, with the protein product MSDPGSDFRLYHSNSLDVLAALLARNVRAPVPGQPLLAPEVVLIPQVAMRRWLQATLAAEYGVAANLEFLTPGEFVARALNANVPGEHDDLDAAGLHWKLYQALRDPSLLAQPPMRALQSYLAGDDALKPWALAGELASVFEKYQAWRRDWLLRWEAGADPADPQAILWRTIAEGRDYRARRIQAYLDRFEGPEQPLPQGLPLRMSAFATLNISPDVLRVMATQARVGELHFYMPTPVQSYWGDLQTLAERLRSGAPDPFGEAAGENRLLEAWGAAGRDFMAVLGSYEVVHPAGEIAAYSDPEEDTRPSLDDGGLSDSLLHRLQRDLFHRRALPSGALRDGLRSDDPSLQVHACHTRLRELQVLHDQLRSLLQDPRFDPPLQAREIAVLAPDIDPYVPYLEAVFGGRAGEDEHIPYALADSSPLAGEPLADVFVHLLGLPVSRFGLNEVLDLLASAPLAEAAGLEAVDFDRLHGWLQQAGARWGLDARHRHQHQAPADDAYTWQFALDRLLLGHATGSEADLAGVAPWIELEGGALEALDRLLRLLRVLAVYQRRLGERLTPAQWRQRLLSLLEALLPAAPSSPNSQRALERLRKLLNQFAEDAAKAGFDEGVPSEVVRAHFAGALGEADTRAPLLTGGISFGRMVPMRLLPFRVICVLGLNDGDFPRRDPAAGLNQLTAELDTPRRRPGDRSTREDDRFLFLQLFAAAQEVFYLSYLGADPRDGSVREPSVLVSELIDAAAAYHLDPAAAVGGFTVRHALQPFSPAAFGDGDPRRFSYRRQWHPAAGRLSGQRGGLPPWFDAPLPPPPEDAVEDEVALDSLRRFLCDPAGQFLAQSLGLRLADEVEEVDDLEPLVLSSRGPEKRSVQAAVVRATLNGDTEPLYPRLRARGLLPSGALGERQFEVEQLKTRPYASALLGWMQGQALESRRYEVNIDGVRLHGRIADRHPEGLVRLRAGTLNGNAVIRQGLDWLLANAAGDALPLVQFHDGGDAGPGPHVQPALSVSAARAALRALLQLRQRGLREPLRFAPYTGWVLYSTAGEKQRSEGWKQWHGSDRSWGESGSDAWQLLLRGADPFATDASYADLLRNSLVVFSAVREGRTLGTDARQEGSE